Proteins encoded in a region of the Nitrospirota bacterium genome:
- a CDS encoding DUF192 domain-containing protein codes for MATMSISEREQKKKRIITLVLMAIFLMSASFFFIDRKDETIIIVSFPNGHVLETEVADTPEKLLFGLAFRETLPANSGMLYIFESTGQNHIWTKAYRFPVDIIWVDESHHIVGLKEDVAPCGEDECPKFSSSPEVVRYAIQAEAGFIKREGVTVGQELKYTLRM; via the coding sequence ATGGCCACCATGTCGATCAGCGAGCGCGAGCAGAAAAAGAAGCGCATCATCACGCTCGTTCTCATGGCGATTTTCTTGATGAGCGCGTCATTCTTTTTCATCGATCGGAAAGACGAGACGATCATTATCGTGTCGTTTCCGAACGGTCATGTGCTGGAGACGGAAGTCGCGGACACACCGGAGAAGCTGCTCTTCGGTCTTGCCTTTCGAGAGACGTTGCCAGCGAATAGCGGAATGCTTTATATCTTCGAGTCGACCGGACAAAACCATATTTGGACAAAGGCTTATCGGTTTCCAGTGGACATCATATGGGTTGATGAGAGTCATCACATCGTGGGGCTCAAGGAAGATGTCGCTCCTTGTGGGGAAGATGAGTGCCCCAAGTTTAGTTCCTCTCCGGAAGTGGTCCGCTACGCGATTCAAGCAGAGGCAGGCTTCATCAAGCGCGAAGGGGTTACCGTGGGACAGGAGTTGAAATATACACTTCGGATGTAA
- a CDS encoding Rieske 2Fe-2S domain-containing protein encodes MLEGFQSVAQVEELPPGQAKVVTVNKREIALFNIDGAYFAIHNLCPHEGGPLCEGRVKGFVVACPWHDLAFDVRNGQGTDGGGYCVGSYDVRIEGAEICVGPRRKP; translated from the coding sequence ATGTTAGAAGGGTTTCAGTCCGTTGCTCAGGTTGAAGAGCTCCCGCCCGGGCAGGCAAAGGTCGTGACGGTGAACAAGCGCGAGATTGCGCTCTTCAATATTGATGGGGCCTATTTTGCGATCCATAATTTGTGTCCCCATGAGGGCGGTCCCTTGTGTGAAGGGCGGGTCAAGGGCTTTGTCGTGGCCTGTCCCTGGCACGATCTGGCATTCGACGTTCGAAATGGACAAGGGACGGATGGCGGGGGATATTGTGTGGGAAGTTATGACGTGCGGATAGAAGGCGCGGAGATTTGCGTCGGACCCAGGCGGAAACCATAA
- a CDS encoding protease inhibitor I42 family protein: MTSSSDHDGLKSSDGVKVIETTLERPLQIRLWEDRTRGELWVPTYDSAGLALLADDYQRIAGNNAVDNGQRTFEFKVMKPGTHRVLFEKRMGWKFTAEDRRVFEVTAPDSSSRRSA, from the coding sequence ATGACCTCCAGTTCCGACCATGATGGTCTCAAATCCTCAGATGGGGTAAAGGTAATTGAGACGACTCTTGAGCGTCCCCTCCAGATTCGTCTCTGGGAGGATAGGACGCGAGGGGAACTCTGGGTCCCGACCTATGATTCGGCGGGGCTGGCCCTGTTGGCTGACGACTACCAGCGCATCGCGGGAAACAATGCGGTCGATAATGGACAGCGGACGTTCGAGTTTAAGGTGATGAAGCCGGGAACTCATCGGGTGTTGTTTGAAAAACGCATGGGGTGGAAGTTTACGGCTGAAGACCGGCGGGTCTTCGAGGTGACGGCTCCCGATTCTTCGTCTCGGAGGAGTGCGTAG
- the dat gene encoding D-amino-acid transaminase, with protein sequence MPDVAFVNGLFVPLAEAKISIDDRGVQFGDGVYEVIRTYKGRPFALEAHWARLERSAAALDLTQPYSRADWTSHVLEGIKRATYPEAKIYIQLSRGAAPRDHVYPAHVAPTVVMTVREFHPLDKSVPADGVEAMTIEDIRWGRCDIKSLNLLANVLARQQAKQAHVFEAILVKEGLVTEGAVTNVMVVRGGAVVTAPEGPRILSGVTRAVLLELARNEGLPIHERGVSQAELYSADEVFLTGTTVEVLAVVRVDGQIIGDGRPGPITQRLAAGFTRLAG encoded by the coding sequence GTGCCGGATGTCGCGTTCGTCAATGGATTGTTTGTGCCGTTGGCCGAAGCCAAGATCTCGATCGACGATCGAGGCGTTCAGTTCGGCGACGGCGTCTACGAAGTGATCCGCACCTACAAGGGGCGTCCATTCGCACTCGAGGCCCATTGGGCTCGACTCGAGCGTAGTGCTGCGGCGCTTGATTTGACGCAGCCCTATTCTCGTGCCGACTGGACAAGCCATGTCTTGGAAGGAATTAAACGGGCGACCTATCCTGAAGCCAAAATCTACATTCAGCTGAGCAGGGGCGCCGCTCCCCGTGATCATGTCTATCCGGCGCACGTGGCGCCCACGGTTGTCATGACGGTTCGCGAATTCCACCCTCTCGACAAGTCGGTGCCGGCCGACGGTGTGGAGGCCATGACGATCGAGGACATTCGATGGGGGCGCTGCGATATCAAGAGCCTGAATTTGTTAGCGAATGTGCTCGCACGTCAGCAGGCCAAGCAGGCTCATGTGTTCGAGGCCATTTTGGTCAAAGAGGGCTTGGTGACTGAGGGGGCGGTCACCAACGTGATGGTGGTCCGTGGGGGAGCGGTGGTGACGGCTCCGGAAGGGCCGCGCATTTTGTCCGGGGTTACGCGGGCCGTCCTGTTGGAGCTGGCTCGAAATGAGGGTCTGCCGATTCACGAGCGCGGGGTCTCGCAAGCCGAACTGTATAGTGCCGACGAAGTGTTTCTCACCGGAACCACAGTCGAGGTCCTGGCCGTTGTCCGCGTGGATGGACAAATCATTGGGGATGGGCGGCCTGGTCCAATCACGCAACGACTTGCCGCAGGCTTTACGAGGCTGGCCGGCTAG
- the rimP gene encoding ribosome maturation factor RimP codes for MSYSKEAGRGVSVKESRPVVDRISEVVSPILWALGLELVDVVCVGQGTRSVVRVYIDKVGGITVEDCGRAHLEISPALDVADPFPHTYTLEVSSPGLDRAFRRAQDYRRAVGKEVSVKLKQPIDGQWRVVGLLTEVSEQGITVVVSDARPERTVILEFDSIAEARRVVTF; via the coding sequence ATGAGCTATTCCAAAGAAGCAGGGCGAGGGGTGTCGGTGAAAGAATCCCGACCAGTCGTCGATCGCATCAGCGAAGTGGTGTCGCCCATCCTGTGGGCCTTGGGTCTAGAATTAGTCGACGTCGTCTGTGTCGGGCAAGGTACGCGGTCAGTCGTTCGCGTATACATCGATAAGGTGGGCGGCATCACGGTAGAAGATTGTGGGCGTGCACATCTCGAGATCAGTCCGGCCTTGGATGTGGCTGATCCGTTTCCCCATACTTATACGCTGGAAGTCTCCTCACCTGGTCTGGATCGGGCCTTCAGGCGGGCTCAGGATTATCGCCGGGCAGTGGGCAAAGAGGTGAGCGTCAAGCTCAAACAGCCGATCGACGGACAATGGCGTGTGGTCGGACTGTTGACGGAAGTGAGTGAGCAGGGCATTACGGTCGTGGTGAGCGATGCGCGCCCTGAGCGGACAGTCATTCTTGAGTTCGACTCGATTGCTGAAGCGCGACGCGTCGTCACGTTTTAG
- the nusA gene encoding transcription termination factor NusA yields MNRELISVIDELGRSKGIEKSRVIGAIEAALQMAAKKRFGQAENIQVEIDSKTGEISVVSKKIIVDVVANPKTEVSLQEARQFDSEAEVGDEIGSVIEMSDLGRIAAQTAKQVIFQKVREAEWEAVQKEYSTRQGDLVNGIILGMERRNYLVDLGKTEAVLPIQEQIPRETYRRGDRVKAMLLEVRRTPKDVQVILTRSHPQFVSKLFELEVPEVLEKIVEIKSIVREPGDRTKIAVTSREKAVDPVGACVGIKGSRVQAVVRELRGEKIDIITWTSDPRVFIAEALNPASIEKVGVDEEKKSALVVVADSQLSLAIGKNGQNVRLAARLTGWKIDIISATEYEKEKAERDNDIKAALAEETEALHQQQEAREQELQARAESESDAG; encoded by the coding sequence ATGAATCGAGAATTGATTTCGGTCATCGACGAACTTGGTCGGTCAAAGGGCATTGAGAAGAGCCGAGTGATTGGGGCGATTGAGGCGGCCCTTCAAATGGCTGCCAAGAAACGGTTCGGGCAGGCTGAGAACATTCAGGTCGAGATAGACTCCAAGACCGGTGAAATCTCCGTCGTGTCGAAGAAGATCATTGTTGACGTGGTCGCCAATCCCAAAACTGAGGTCTCCCTACAGGAAGCACGCCAGTTCGATAGCGAGGCAGAGGTCGGTGACGAGATCGGGTCGGTCATCGAGATGAGCGATTTGGGGCGGATCGCGGCGCAAACTGCCAAGCAAGTGATTTTCCAGAAGGTCCGTGAGGCCGAATGGGAAGCAGTCCAAAAGGAATATTCGACGCGGCAGGGTGATCTGGTCAACGGCATTATTCTCGGGATGGAGCGTCGGAACTACTTGGTGGATTTGGGCAAGACGGAGGCGGTGTTGCCGATTCAGGAGCAGATTCCGCGGGAAACCTATCGCCGTGGCGATCGAGTGAAGGCGATGCTCCTGGAAGTGCGCCGGACGCCAAAGGATGTTCAGGTCATCTTGACGCGGAGTCACCCCCAGTTCGTCTCGAAGTTATTTGAGTTGGAAGTGCCGGAAGTGCTCGAGAAAATCGTGGAGATCAAGTCCATTGTGCGGGAGCCTGGCGATCGAACCAAGATTGCCGTCACGTCTCGCGAGAAAGCAGTCGATCCGGTCGGGGCCTGTGTGGGGATCAAGGGGTCGCGGGTGCAGGCGGTGGTTCGCGAGCTGCGCGGAGAGAAAATAGACATCATTACCTGGACATCGGATCCGCGTGTGTTCATTGCCGAGGCGTTGAATCCGGCGAGTATTGAGAAGGTCGGCGTCGATGAGGAGAAGAAGTCGGCGTTGGTCGTCGTGGCGGATTCTCAGCTGTCGTTAGCGATCGGAAAGAATGGCCAGAACGTGCGATTGGCTGCCCGTCTGACCGGCTGGAAGATCGATATTATCAGCGCGACGGAGTACGAAAAAGAAAAAGCCGAGCGGGATAACGATATCAAGGCGGCATTGGCAGAGGAAACCGAGGCGTTGCATCAGCAACAAGAAGCCAGGGAACAGGAATTACAAGCTCGGGCAGAATCGGAGTCGGATGCCGGGTAA
- the infB gene encoding translation initiation factor IF-2 produces MRVYELAKQLGMENRELIPELKRMGVAVASHSSALEDDVVQKAMEKLGSKAKTAAKATGKEADAGRGKVVAGAKTGSAQASPAVEDASKSDKRRILIKRKREDEPSTEVVASQPAVEAFGSGGTTADAPVVSPVLSHPIIETPIAPHPELTPMPDLTPIVGVQVASPPVIAVKPAAVPIPDLTVGKKKPLSLEELQAEGLKEKAKKARKPGRTREEEELRLREDAARWQDLRAIPLHQRRDDRSKHVHHSAPGEVTKPRRKGFKFTAGMTVKEFAELIGQRPADIMRKLMDMGQMLTFNQTMNVDAAVIIAEENGIKLDLSTEKVGEELLESVVQTDEDAQLESRPPVVTIMGHVDHGKTSLLDAIRQTKVAEGEAGGITQHIGAYTVAVRGKQVTFLDTPGHEAFTAMRGRGAKITDIVILVVAADDGVMPQTIEAINHARAASVPIIVAINKIDKPGANADRVKNALSEHGLISESWGGDTIMVEVSAKEKTGLDTLLEMILLQSEVLELKADPHRMAKGVVVEAKLERGRGPVATVLVQSGTLRVGDVFVVGVFSGKVRALIAHTGAKVQAAGPSIPVEVAGLPGVPSAGDVFQVVKDERVARDIAEDRAHKQRTTDLSGSAKVTLDDLFAKIKEGSVKELALVIKSDVQGSAEALTASVEKLATAAVKLRVIHSGVGGITESDVLLAAASNAIVIGFNVRPEPKALALAEQQGVDIRQYTIIYDAMTEIKAAMEGLLEPTLKERILGRAEVRQVFTVSKAGVIAGAYVVDGTISRAAVGVRVLRDNVVAYEGKLGSLRRFKDDVREVQQGYECGISVENFNDIKAGDIIEAYAIDKIAAKL; encoded by the coding sequence ATGCGCGTTTACGAATTGGCTAAGCAGCTCGGGATGGAAAACCGTGAACTCATTCCTGAATTGAAGCGGATGGGTGTCGCCGTCGCTTCGCACAGTAGTGCGTTGGAGGACGACGTGGTGCAGAAAGCGATGGAGAAGCTCGGTTCGAAAGCCAAAACCGCCGCGAAAGCAACAGGCAAAGAAGCCGATGCTGGTCGGGGTAAGGTTGTCGCGGGGGCAAAAACCGGGTCGGCCCAGGCCTCTCCGGCAGTGGAAGATGCTTCTAAGTCCGATAAGCGCCGCATTTTGATTAAGCGCAAGCGGGAGGACGAGCCGTCTACTGAAGTCGTCGCATCCCAGCCCGCAGTTGAAGCGTTCGGCAGCGGTGGAACGACCGCCGATGCTCCTGTCGTCAGTCCTGTGTTGTCCCATCCCATTATTGAGACGCCAATCGCTCCACATCCTGAGTTGACGCCGATGCCGGACCTGACGCCTATTGTGGGAGTCCAGGTCGCTTCACCTCCAGTTATTGCGGTCAAGCCTGCTGCCGTGCCCATCCCAGACCTCACTGTTGGGAAAAAGAAACCCCTCTCGCTCGAAGAGTTACAAGCTGAAGGCTTGAAAGAAAAAGCGAAGAAGGCTCGCAAGCCTGGCCGTACTCGAGAAGAAGAAGAGCTTCGATTGCGTGAGGATGCGGCTCGCTGGCAGGATCTTCGTGCCATTCCGTTGCACCAGCGCCGTGACGACCGTAGTAAGCACGTGCATCACAGCGCGCCAGGGGAAGTGACCAAGCCGCGGCGGAAGGGTTTCAAGTTTACGGCTGGTATGACGGTGAAGGAGTTTGCCGAGCTGATCGGGCAGCGTCCGGCTGATATTATGCGTAAGCTGATGGATATGGGGCAGATGCTCACGTTCAATCAGACGATGAACGTGGATGCGGCCGTCATCATTGCTGAGGAGAACGGAATCAAACTCGATCTCTCGACGGAAAAGGTCGGAGAAGAATTGTTGGAGTCCGTCGTACAGACGGATGAAGACGCTCAGCTCGAATCGCGGCCACCGGTGGTGACGATCATGGGCCATGTCGATCACGGCAAGACGTCGCTGCTCGATGCGATCCGGCAAACAAAAGTGGCGGAAGGTGAGGCCGGTGGGATTACGCAGCATATCGGCGCGTACACCGTCGCGGTTCGTGGAAAGCAGGTGACCTTCCTGGATACGCCTGGTCACGAAGCCTTCACGGCGATGCGCGGTCGTGGCGCAAAGATTACCGATATTGTTATCCTGGTCGTGGCGGCAGACGATGGCGTGATGCCGCAAACGATCGAAGCGATCAATCATGCCAGGGCCGCGTCCGTTCCGATTATTGTGGCCATCAACAAGATCGATAAGCCTGGCGCCAATGCCGATCGTGTGAAGAACGCCTTGTCCGAGCATGGACTGATCTCCGAGTCCTGGGGCGGGGATACGATCATGGTTGAGGTCTCAGCCAAGGAAAAGACCGGTTTGGATACGTTGCTGGAGATGATTCTTCTGCAGTCCGAAGTGCTGGAGCTCAAGGCGGACCCGCATCGGATGGCCAAAGGCGTTGTGGTGGAAGCCAAGCTGGAACGAGGACGTGGCCCTGTGGCAACCGTGCTGGTTCAGAGCGGGACCCTTCGCGTCGGTGATGTGTTCGTCGTCGGAGTATTTAGCGGAAAAGTTCGCGCGTTGATAGCGCACACGGGCGCTAAGGTACAAGCAGCCGGTCCTTCCATCCCTGTCGAAGTGGCCGGGCTTCCTGGTGTGCCCTCGGCAGGCGATGTCTTTCAGGTTGTGAAGGATGAACGGGTTGCGCGTGACATTGCGGAAGATCGAGCGCATAAGCAGCGAACGACAGATTTGTCAGGGTCCGCGAAGGTCACCCTCGACGACTTGTTTGCCAAGATCAAGGAAGGGTCGGTCAAGGAACTGGCGCTTGTGATCAAGTCTGACGTGCAAGGGTCGGCTGAAGCGCTGACCGCCAGTGTCGAAAAACTTGCCACTGCTGCGGTCAAGCTGCGCGTCATTCACAGCGGCGTAGGCGGGATTACAGAGTCCGACGTGTTGCTGGCTGCCGCATCGAACGCCATCGTGATCGGATTCAATGTTAGGCCGGAGCCGAAGGCGTTGGCCCTGGCTGAGCAGCAAGGCGTCGATATCCGCCAATACACGATTATTTACGATGCGATGACCGAGATTAAGGCCGCGATGGAAGGGCTGCTCGAACCGACGCTCAAGGAGCGGATCTTGGGACGGGCCGAGGTACGGCAGGTCTTCACGGTGTCCAAAGCCGGTGTCATTGCCGGGGCCTATGTGGTGGATGGCACGATTTCCCGTGCGGCGGTCGGAGTTCGGGTGCTTCGCGACAATGTTGTGGCCTACGAAGGGAAGCTCGGGTCGTTGCGCCGCTTTAAGGACGATGTCCGTGAAGTGCAGCAAGGCTACGAATGCGGTATCAGCGTCGAGAATTTCAACGACATCAAGGCCGGGGACATCATCGAAGCCTACGCGATCGATAAGATCGCCGCAAAGCTCTAA
- a CDS encoding DUF503 domain-containing protein, which translates to MGIIVGLCTVELFIPGSQSLKDKRQVLLSLKDRLREKFNLSVAEVDGQDLWQKAVLGLACVANEGRYVNQVCDQALNLIRSVPAVEVVQSRVELL; encoded by the coding sequence GTGGGTATCATTGTCGGACTCTGTACGGTCGAGCTGTTTATCCCAGGAAGTCAGTCGTTGAAGGATAAGCGGCAGGTGCTGTTGAGTCTCAAAGATCGATTGCGTGAGAAGTTCAATCTCTCCGTCGCTGAGGTTGATGGGCAGGATTTGTGGCAGAAGGCCGTATTGGGGTTGGCCTGCGTGGCCAACGAAGGGCGATACGTCAACCAAGTGTGTGACCAAGCGCTGAACCTGATTCGGAGCGTCCCAGCCGTGGAAGTCGTCCAGTCTCGTGTGGAATTGTTGTGA
- the rbfA gene encoding 30S ribosome-binding factor RbfA yields the protein MAKTGYHRADRVADQIRMEVADILMRKIKDPRVQAVTVTDVKLTSDLRIARVFVTTMGTKDEERNVFVGLEQASGFVRGELGRRLSLRYLPEIVFAKDVSGPRGDRVLQLLEELHVDTEAEGGSSEEKTSS from the coding sequence GTGGCCAAGACAGGATATCATCGGGCTGATCGTGTGGCCGATCAAATTCGCATGGAAGTGGCCGATATCCTCATGCGGAAGATCAAGGACCCCCGTGTGCAAGCCGTGACCGTGACCGACGTCAAGCTGACGAGCGATCTGCGGATCGCTCGCGTGTTTGTGACGACCATGGGCACGAAAGACGAAGAGCGGAACGTCTTTGTCGGGTTGGAGCAAGCCAGTGGATTTGTGCGCGGTGAGCTAGGGCGCCGACTCTCGCTCCGGTATCTGCCGGAAATCGTCTTCGCCAAGGATGTCAGCGGGCCGAGAGGCGATCGCGTGTTGCAGTTGCTGGAGGAGCTCCACGTCGATACGGAGGCCGAAGGCGGGTCGTCCGAAGAGAAGACGAGTTCGTAG
- the truB gene encoding tRNA pseudouridine(55) synthase TruB translates to MMDLAQSCAVVDGVLIIKKETGWTSHDVVAKVRHLLGGVKVGHAGTLDPAATGVLPVLIGRGTRIAEYLVEWDKEYCAVLRLGETTDTQDATGTVLVRQATEHLTSAAIHEAVGRFLGPIEQVPPMYSAVKVAGVPLYKSARAGKTIARDARTIVIHTLEVLGIEGRDVALRIVCSKGTYVRTLCADIGAALGVGGHMLALERTRVGPLRIDQALTIDEVATRHALGRLGDDLLSLDLSLNRFALAVVDEQTADRVRHGAPVPAGKILRWEGAGASERQSHMPVRIHDSDGRLIAIGKCPANAGDALKVEKVLIDQDV, encoded by the coding sequence ATGATGGATCTCGCGCAGAGCTGTGCCGTGGTCGACGGCGTATTGATCATCAAAAAAGAAACAGGGTGGACCTCGCATGATGTCGTGGCGAAGGTGCGGCATCTTCTCGGCGGAGTGAAAGTCGGTCATGCCGGGACCCTCGATCCTGCCGCAACGGGAGTTTTGCCCGTGCTGATCGGGCGGGGAACCCGCATTGCCGAATATCTGGTTGAGTGGGATAAAGAATATTGTGCCGTGCTTCGACTCGGCGAAACTACCGACACGCAGGATGCGACGGGAACGGTCCTCGTCAGGCAGGCGACGGAACATCTGACATCGGCGGCGATCCATGAAGCGGTCGGTCGATTTCTCGGACCGATCGAGCAAGTTCCTCCGATGTATTCGGCGGTAAAAGTCGCAGGCGTTCCTCTCTATAAGTCCGCTCGCGCGGGCAAAACGATTGCACGGGATGCCCGGACCATTGTCATCCACACCCTTGAGGTGTTGGGGATCGAAGGCCGGGATGTGGCGTTGCGGATCGTCTGCTCCAAAGGGACCTATGTGCGGACGTTGTGTGCCGACATTGGAGCAGCCTTAGGCGTCGGTGGTCACATGTTGGCGTTGGAGCGAACGCGAGTGGGGCCCTTGAGGATCGACCAGGCGCTGACGATCGATGAGGTGGCCACCCGTCATGCTCTCGGACGGTTGGGGGACGATCTGTTATCGCTGGATTTGTCGTTAAATCGGTTTGCGCTGGCGGTGGTGGATGAACAGACGGCTGATCGCGTCCGACATGGCGCTCCAGTGCCTGCGGGAAAAATCCTGCGTTGGGAAGGGGCGGGCGCTAGTGAGCGCCAGTCACACATGCCGGTTCGCATCCATGATAGCGACGGACGTTTGATCGCGATCGGGAAGTGTCCGGCGAATGCGGGAGATGCGCTCAAGGTGGAGAAGGTATTAATCGATCAGGACGTATGA
- the rpsO gene encoding 30S ribosomal protein S15 has protein sequence MALLKEAKTELIKQYQQHETDSGSPEVQIAVLTTRITYLTEHFKTHKKDHHSRRGLLLLVGRRRRLLDYLRGVSDARYRAVIERLGIRK, from the coding sequence ATGGCATTACTCAAAGAAGCAAAAACTGAGTTGATCAAACAGTATCAGCAGCATGAGACGGATTCCGGCTCACCGGAAGTCCAGATCGCGGTGTTGACCACCCGGATCACCTATTTGACGGAGCATTTCAAGACCCACAAGAAGGATCATCACTCGCGGCGTGGCCTGCTGCTCTTGGTCGGCCGCCGTCGGCGGTTGCTCGACTATCTTCGTGGCGTCAGCGATGCGCGGTATCGTGCAGTGATCGAGCGATTGGGCATCAGGAAATAG
- the pnp gene encoding polyribonucleotide nucleotidyltransferase, with amino-acid sequence MVHTVEIEVAGRILRLETGRVARQADGSIWATYGDTVVLATAVASQTAKPGIDFLPLTVDYQEKSFAAGKIPGGYFKREARPSEKAVLTSRQIDRGLRPLFPEGYYFETQVIASVLSADQTGSSDILGIIASSAALTVSNIPFDNPIAGVRIGRLDGKFVVNPDLETVAKSELHLVVAGTADAVMMVEAGANELSEAIMLEAIELAHSEIKKIVAKIRELQALAGKPKRKVAKEQIDSALAAQVKALVAQGIRDAIMIPNKAARQERLDEVKNDAVQKLKSADDPNRERHVKLVFHELEYTEVRNMILEKGSRADGRGPADIRAITCEVSALPRTHGSAIFTRGETQSLAVVTLGTSDDEQRIDALEGEYMRTFMLHYNFPPFSVGEARPLRSPGRREVGHGALAERALAPVIPSKEAFPYTLRIVSDILESNGSSSMATVCGGSLALMDAGVPVSKAVAGIAMGLIKEGDRVMILSDILGLEDHLGDMDFKVCGTRQGVTALQMDIKIGGITSALMQKALEQAKAGRLHILGCMEKALQAPRTTLSAYAPRIFTMKVKQDKIREIIGPGGKTIRGIIADCGVKINVDDSGTVTIASVDGASAEKAKEMISRITEEVEIGKIYMGTVRKIMDFGAFVEVLPGTDGLVHISQLAHHRVQAVSDEVKEGDQILVKVMEVDRQGKIRLSRKEAMPAPAGAATPDPSAG; translated from the coding sequence ATGGTACACACAGTTGAAATAGAGGTTGCGGGGCGCATCTTGCGACTCGAGACCGGTCGTGTGGCACGACAAGCAGATGGTTCGATTTGGGCTACGTACGGCGACACGGTCGTCTTGGCGACGGCTGTTGCGTCACAGACTGCCAAGCCAGGCATCGATTTTCTCCCCCTCACCGTCGATTATCAGGAAAAATCATTCGCAGCCGGAAAGATTCCCGGCGGGTATTTCAAGCGAGAAGCTCGTCCATCGGAAAAGGCCGTGCTGACCAGCCGGCAGATTGATCGGGGGCTCCGCCCGCTCTTTCCTGAGGGCTATTATTTCGAGACCCAAGTCATTGCGTCAGTTCTTTCGGCCGATCAGACCGGCTCCTCCGACATCCTCGGCATTATCGCCTCCTCTGCTGCCCTGACCGTTTCGAATATTCCGTTCGATAATCCGATCGCGGGCGTGAGGATCGGGCGGCTGGACGGCAAGTTCGTGGTCAACCCTGATCTTGAGACGGTGGCGAAGAGCGAGTTGCACCTCGTAGTGGCGGGGACGGCCGATGCGGTCATGATGGTCGAAGCAGGGGCGAACGAACTGTCCGAAGCCATCATGCTCGAAGCGATCGAACTCGCCCATAGCGAGATCAAGAAGATTGTGGCCAAGATTCGCGAACTGCAAGCCCTTGCCGGCAAGCCCAAGCGAAAGGTGGCGAAGGAGCAGATCGACAGCGCGCTTGCGGCGCAAGTGAAGGCGCTGGTGGCGCAAGGTATCCGTGATGCCATCATGATCCCCAATAAAGCGGCCAGGCAGGAGCGGTTGGACGAGGTCAAGAATGACGCGGTCCAAAAGCTCAAGAGCGCAGACGATCCGAATCGGGAGCGGCACGTCAAGCTGGTGTTCCATGAGTTGGAATATACCGAAGTCCGGAACATGATCCTGGAGAAGGGATCTCGGGCGGATGGACGTGGCCCGGCTGATATCCGTGCGATTACCTGCGAAGTCAGCGCATTGCCCAGGACACATGGCTCGGCGATTTTCACCAGAGGCGAGACCCAAAGTTTAGCCGTGGTCACCTTGGGGACCTCGGACGATGAACAGCGAATCGATGCGTTAGAAGGGGAGTACATGAGGACCTTCATGCTCCATTACAATTTCCCGCCGTTCAGTGTCGGTGAAGCGCGGCCTCTTCGCTCGCCGGGACGCCGGGAAGTGGGTCATGGTGCGTTAGCGGAACGGGCATTGGCCCCGGTCATTCCGAGCAAGGAAGCCTTTCCTTATACGCTTCGTATCGTGTCGGACATCCTCGAATCCAATGGGTCGTCGTCGATGGCGACCGTCTGTGGCGGGAGCCTTGCGTTGATGGATGCCGGCGTGCCGGTCAGCAAAGCCGTGGCCGGGATCGCGATGGGATTGATCAAAGAGGGCGACCGGGTCATGATTCTCTCCGATATTCTCGGGCTCGAGGATCACCTGGGCGATATGGACTTTAAGGTCTGCGGAACCAGGCAGGGCGTCACGGCCCTCCAGATGGATATCAAAATCGGCGGCATTACGTCGGCCTTGATGCAGAAGGCATTGGAGCAGGCAAAAGCCGGACGGTTACACATTTTGGGTTGCATGGAAAAAGCTCTCCAAGCGCCGAGAACCACCCTGTCGGCTTACGCGCCCAGGATCTTCACGATGAAGGTGAAGCAGGACAAGATTCGCGAAATCATCGGGCCGGGCGGCAAGACGATCCGCGGTATCATTGCGGATTGCGGGGTCAAGATCAATGTCGATGACAGTGGAACTGTGACGATCGCGTCGGTCGACGGCGCTTCGGCCGAGAAGGCCAAAGAAATGATCAGCCGGATTACCGAAGAGGTCGAGATCGGAAAGATCTACATGGGCACGGTTCGAAAGATCATGGATTTCGGCGCGTTCGTCGAGGTCCTTCCGGGAACCGATGGGCTGGTGCATATCTCACAGTTGGCACACCATCGGGTCCAAGCGGTATCCGACGAGGTGAAGGAAGGGGATCAAATCTTGGTGAAGGTCATGGAAGTGGACCGTCAAGGGAAGATCCGCCTGAGCCGCAAGGAAGCCATGCCGGCTCCGGCTGGGGCCGCTACGCCTGATCCATCAGCCGGGTAA